The following are encoded in a window of Lates calcarifer isolate ASB-BC8 linkage group LG20, TLL_Latcal_v3, whole genome shotgun sequence genomic DNA:
- the slc46a3 gene encoding solute carrier family 46 member 3 — MKGLFLVEPVVALFAFSSFLIYPLVQQYVYRRLWQELTNTTYPIFDNTSRCATNNSSNHSSYHKEVQRQASLFSLYTELFSTIPSLVVTFMLVAYSDRGGRKITIIMPLIGTLIYTLAFLTVSYFELSIYLLIGSSLLSSLFGGLGTFLGGCFAYIADLCEDDRQKTLRMAGLDMMIGLLTGVAAISTGYFLRAAGFNWPFLTSALFQCFILLYAIFILEETVKKPPADAVILDESPRCSALKQMTTGVYRMFIGVSPRCRTVLVLLMLIFTSFSFSYVGGITLMTLYELNEPLCWTEILIGYGSALSTTVFLVSFAGVSAFTYCGVPQLLIVLMGILSVAAGMVLAAFAKTTLLMFIVRVPMLLSIMPFPVLRSMMSKIISKSEQGALFACLSFLESLTNNVSSAVFNSIYAATVAWYPGFVFLLSAGLCAIPLFVVGVVGVIGVDVPKEVKKPEDPVDDQNDNSPLIS, encoded by the exons ATGAAGGGGCTTTTTCTTGTGGAACCTGTGGTGGCCCTGTTTGCTTTCTCCAGTTTTCTCATATATCCTCTGGTGCAGCAGTATGTGTATCGGAGGCTCTGGCAGGAGCTGACAAACACCACCTATCCCATCTTTGACAACACCTCCAGATGTGCgacaaacaacagcagcaaccaTTCAAGCTATCATAAG GAAGTACAAAGACAAGCATCTCTCTTCTCCCTTTACACAGAGCTCTTCTCCACAATCCCCTCTTTGGTTGTTACTTTCATGCTTGTGGCCTACAGTGACCGCGGAGGACGCAAGATCACCATCATCATGCCGTTGATTGGCACGTTGATCTACACCTTGGCCTTCCTGACCGTGTCTTACTTTGAGCTCAGCATTTACTTGCTCATTGGCTCCTCGCTTCTCAGTTCTCTGTTTGGTGGCTTGGGCACATTCCTTGGGGGATGTTTCGCCTACATAGCAGACCTGTGTGAGGATGATCGTCAGAAGACACTGCGCATGGCTGGACTGGACATGATGATTGGCCTGTTGACTGGGGTGGCTGCCATATCAACCGGCTACTTCCTGAGAGCTGCAGGTTTTAACTGGCCTTTCCTAACCTCTGccctgtttcagtgttttatattaCTCTATGCAATTTTCATCTTAGAGGAGACTGTGAAGAAACCTCCGGCTGATGCCGTTATTTTAGATGAGTCTCCTCGGTGCTCAGCCCTGAAACAGATGACCACCGGGGTCTACAGAATGTTTATAGGTGTCAGCCCCAGGTGCAGAACTGTTCTGGTCCTCCTGATGCTCATCTTCACCAGCTTCTCCTTCTCTTATGTGGGAGGGATCACCCTGATGACACTATATGAGCTCAATGAACCACTCTGCTGGACAGAGATTTTGATTGGCTATGGCTCAGCGCTATCCACCACTGTGTTCCTGGTCAGTTTTGCAGGAGTGTCAGCGTTCACATACTGTGGTGTGCCACAGCTGCTCATTGTCCTGATGGGGATCCTGTCTGTAGCAGCAGGCATGGTCCTGGCAGCATTTGCCAAGACCACTTTACTGATGTTTATAG TGAGGGTGCCAATGCTTCTGTCTATAATGCCTTTCCCTGTTCTGCGTTCCATGATGTCAAAGATCATCTCAAAGTCTGAGCAGG GAGCCCTGTTTGCCTGTCTTTCCTTTCTGGAGAGTTTAACTAACAACGTATCAAGCGCAGTCTTCAACAGTATCTATGCTGCTACGGTGGCATGGTACCCTGGCTTCGTTTTCCTGTTGTCTGCAGGTCTCTGTGCCATCCCTTTGTTTGTCGTCGG GGTGGTTGGTGTGATAGGAGTGGATGTTCCCAAAGAGGTCAAAAAGCCTGAGGATCCTGTTGATGATCAGAATGACAACAGTCCTCTCATTAGCTGA